A region of Vitis riparia cultivar Riparia Gloire de Montpellier isolate 1030 chromosome 12, EGFV_Vit.rip_1.0, whole genome shotgun sequence DNA encodes the following proteins:
- the LOC117926480 gene encoding phospholipase D gamma 1-like codes for MLRHRLGLRLCAILVNSNLVCGKNLKIDRSIHAAYVKAIRSAQHFIYIENQYFLGSAYHWPSYKNAGADNLIPMELALKISSKISANEHFRVYIVVPMWPEGVPTSASVQEILFWQGQTMSMMYQIIGQAINKAGLSDTHHPQDYLNFYCLGKREASSTESSAQTSNSSENRALGLAQKFRRFMIYVHAKGMIVDDEYVLIGSANINQRSLDGSRDTEIAMGAYQPSYTWSGKKTHPHGQVYGYRMSLWAEHLGTLEDSFCQPESLECIRQVNSIAKNNWQIYAADENKEMTGHLMQYPIQVSKNGNVSTLPGHECFPDVGGKVLGSPTNLPDALTT; via the exons ATGCTGAGGCACAGGTTAGGACTACGCTTATGTGCAATCCTTGTTAATTCT AATCTTGTTTGTGGGAAGAATCTGAAAATAGATAGGAGCATACATGCTGCTTATGTGAAAGCAATAAGATCGGCACAACATTTCATATACATAGAGAACCAGTATTTTCTTGGATCCGCGTATCACTGGCCATCATACAAAAATGCAG GTGCAGATAACTTAATTCCTATGGAACTGGCCTTAAAAATTTCTAGCAAAATCAGTGCAAATGAACATTTCCGTGTCTATATAGTGGTACCAATGTGGCCAGAAGGTGTACCAACCAGTGCTTCCGTGCAGGAAATTCTTTTTTGGCAG GGACAAACAATGAGTATGATGTACCAGATTATTGGGCAGGCTATTAATAAAGCAGGCCTTTCTGATACACATCACCCACAGGATTATTTGAACTTTTACTGCCTTGGAAAACGTGAAGCTTCATCTACAGAAAGTTCTGCTCAAACAAGCAATTCTTCTGAGAACCGTGCATTG GGATTAGCTCAAAAGTTCCGCAGATTTATGATTTATGTCCATGCCAAAGGGATGATAGTTGATGATGAATATGTCTTGATAGGATCTGCTAACATTAACCAGAGATCCTTGGACGGTTCAAGGGATACTGAGATTGCTATGGGTGCTTATCAGCCATCATACACATGGTCAGGAAAGAAGACTCATCCGCATGGCCAG GTATATGGCTATCGGATGTCTCTCTGGGCTGAACACCTTGGCACCCTTGAGGATTCCTTCTGCCAACCAGAGTCTCTAGAATGCATCAGACAAGTGAACAGCATCGCCAAAAATAACTGGCAGATATATGCAGCAGACGAGAACAAGGAGATGACAGGGCATTTGATGCAATACCCAATTCAGGTGAGCAAAAATGGAAACGTAAGCACATTGCCCGGTCATGAGTGCTTTCCAGATGTAGGCGGTAAAGTTCTTGGATCACCCACTAATCTTCCCGACGCACTAACCACATGA